In the Helianthus annuus cultivar XRQ/B chromosome 11, HanXRQr2.0-SUNRISE, whole genome shotgun sequence genome, one interval contains:
- the LOC110889619 gene encoding BTB/POZ domain-containing protein At5g48130 has protein sequence MDGSTPKDNISVLSSPFSSANVSALLKIKIISWSQETGLPASVCVRVGDRLFNLHKYPLFSKSGYFNRELTDSNEVVLPQDFPGGPETFEMISLFVYGSSTLVDPFNVASLRCAAEFLEMTEEYTSGNLCERFDIYLNQVVLQSWEDTLIVLQKCQSLDPWAEELLIVSRCIESLAFMACMEILDPERRRDQSVVTLEALSAQRWSSEMVQEILTQDVWIKDLMALPFGFFKRVIGSLRRQGMKEKYVSPVVLFYANSTLFDENGAKEDVSCLLKGILDLLQIGEKGSRVIPVGFYFRLLSESLKLKLDKEYTLKLQNQISGALHMGRVEDFLLPESGIDDVASSIEMTTMESIFSTYVVFHLCPNNGTPSPYNSVVAELWDAYLTRIASDAKIHAKRFMELIELMPISCRQNHDNLYKALNIFLQVHTELSQDEKSMVCKYLNCQKLSNEVCIEAVQNELMPLRLIVQALFVQQLSTHKALKECSDSFRYAHCGDFSGSIPSSRFANSRSQNLVESPCFDVQDTRNQPLSFLLQNDSEKPEFCKKEYESTSFRIQTLEQQLMVLKRSIQLQNTSKKREQGSKKVDPVRPYGLEGRTMSKKRTPLGQVTSCIGTVNLASQRRYASRLLNVFRRFSLFGRAKAKKKPSVTGVWPKPM, from the exons TTTTTCTTCTGCAAATGTTAGTGCCCTCCTCAAGATCAAGATCATTTCATG GAGTCAAGAAACAGGCTTGCCAGCTTCGGTTTGTGTCCGCGTTGGAGATAGACTTTTCAATCTTCACAAG TATCCTTTATTTTCAAAAAGTGGATACTTTAACCGAGAATTAACCGATTCTAATGAAGTTGTACTACCACAAGACTTCCCAGGCGGGCCCGAGACTTTCGAAATGATCTCACTTTTTGTTTACGGGTCATCCACTTTAGTCGACCCGTTTAACGTTGCATCTTTAAGATGTGCAGCCGAGTTTCTTGAAATGACGGAAGAATACACCTCGGGGAACTTGTGTGAACGCTTCGACATATACTTGAACCAAGTTGTGTTACAAAGCTGGGAGGACACACTTATTGTCCTCCAAAAGTGTCAATCACTTGACCCGTGGGCCGAAGAGCTCTTAATCGTGAGTAGGTGCATTGAATCCTTAGCTTTCATGGCCTGCATGGAGATTCTTGATCCCGAAAGAAGAAGAGACCAGTCGGTTGTTACTCTAGAAGCTTTAAGCGCTCAAAGATGGAGCTCCGAAATGGTCCAAGAAATCTTGACCCAAGATGTTTGGATCAAAGACTTAATGGCTCTCCCATTCGGgtttttcaaacgggtcatcgGGTCTTTAAGAAGACAAGGTATGAAAGAAAAGTATGTTAGCCCGGTTGTGTTATTCTACGCGAATTCGACACTTTTTGATGAAAACGGCGCCAAAGAAGATGTATCATGTTTACTAAAAGGGATTCTTGATTTACTTCAAATTGGGGAAAAGGGTAGTAGAGTTATTCCGGTTGGATTTTACTTCCGTTTGCTATCCGAATCGCTAAAACTCAAGTTGGATAAAGAGTATACTCTAAAGTTACAAAATCAAATTTCTGGGGCGTTACATATGGGTCGAGTTGAAGATTTTTTACTGCCAGAAAGTGGGATAGATGATGTCGCTAGTAGCATTGAAATGACGACAATGGAAAGCATATTTTCAACGTATGTTGTGTTTCACTTGTGCCCAAACAACGGTACTCCTTCGCCTTATAATTCTGTTGTTGCAGAATTATGGGACGCGTATCTTACCCGTATAGCTAGTGATGCGAAAATACACGCGAAAAGATTCATGGAACTTATTGAACTCATGCCTATATCATGTAGGCAGAACCATGACAATCTTTATAAGGCACTGAACATCTTTCTACAG GTTCATACTGAGTTGTCACAAGATGAAAAGAGTATGGTATGCAAATACCTCAACTGTCAGAAACTCTCAAATGAAGTTTGTATAGAAGCGGTTCAAAACGAATTAATGCCTTTACGATTAATAGTACAAGCGCTTTTCGTTCAACAACTAAGCACACACAAAGCGTTAAAGGAATGCTCCGATTCATTCAGATACGCACATTGTGGAGACTTCTCAGGAAGCATCCCGAGTTCAAGATTCGCAAATTCAAGAAGCCAGAATCTCGTAGAAAGCCCGTGTTTTGATGTACAAGACACGAGAAACCAACCGCTAAGTTTCTTGCTACAAAACGACTCAGAAAAACCCGAGTTTTGCAAGAAAGAATACGAGTCCACAAGCTTTAGAATTCAAACACTTGAACAACAGTTGATGGTGTTGAAAAGAAGCATCCAACTACAAAATACATCCAAGAAAAGAGAACAAGGTTCGAAGAAAGTGGACCCCGTGAGGCCATACGGGTTAGAAGGAAGAACAATGAGTAAGAAGAGAACCCCTCTTGGTCAAGTGACTAGCTGCATAGGAACGGTGAATTTAGCGTCACAAAGGAGGTATGCTAGCCGGTTATTGAATGTGTTTAGGAGATTTAGTTTGTTTGGTAGAGCAAAAGCGAAGAAGAAACCGAGTGTAACCGGTGTTTGGCCCAAACCGATGTAA
- the LOC110889620 gene encoding thymidine kinase: MLHHIPLPQIQNIMSLTPTDQDQITNINPSGELHVIVGPMFAGKTTALLRRIKSEATNGRNIAMIKSNKDTRYAIDSVVTHDGTKYPCWALPDLLSFKQKLGEEAYGKVDVIGIDEAQFFDDLYEFCCKAADHDGKTVVVAGLDGDYLRRNFGPVLDIVPLADTVTKLTARCELCGKKAHFTFRKTNETKTELIGGADMYMPVCRQHYVNGHIVKKPVV, encoded by the exons ATGCTCCATCACATCCCACTTCCCCAAATTCAAAACATCATGTCTCTGACACCCACTGATCAAGATCAGATCACGAACATAAACCCTTCAGGTGAACTTCATGTCATTGTGGGCCCAATGTTTGCCGGTAAAACCACCGCCCTTCTTCGCAGGATCAAATCTGAAGCCACCAATGGCAG GAACATAGCAATGATAAAGTCAAACAAGGATACCCGATATGCGATAGATTCGGTTGTGACCCATGATGGAACAAAGTATCCATGTTGGGCACTGCCTGATTTGTTGTCTTTTAAACAGAAGCTTGGTGAAGAAGCTTATGGAAAG GTGGATGTAATTGGAATCGATGAAGCACAGTTCTTCGATGATCTTTACGAGTTTTGTTGTAAAGCTGCAGATCATGATGGGAAAACTGTCGTCGTTGCTGGTCTTGACGGCGATTATTTAAG ACGAAACTTTGGTCCGGTGCTTGATATAGTACCTCTTGCTGATACGGTAACTAAATTAACCGCCAGATGTGAATTGTGCGGCAAAAAGGCCCATTTCACCTTCAGGAAGACTAACGAGACGAAAACTGAACTTATTGGTGGGGCGGATATGTATATGCCTGTTTGTCGTCAACATTATGTTAACGGGCATATCGTGAAGAAACCCGTTGTTTAA